A genomic region of Phragmites australis chromosome 2, lpPhrAust1.1, whole genome shotgun sequence contains the following coding sequences:
- the LOC133909875 gene encoding WAT1-related protein At1g09380-like — MAAMGTDCLPAIAMVLVQLGFAGMNVVSKLALDTGMSPYVLIAYRNLIAAAFIAPIAFLLERRSGVKITKKVLIQIFFSSIFGATLNQVLYFVGLKSTTPTIGCALTNTLPALTFVMAAALKMETVRPATPAGQAKVVGTVVCVGGSMIMPFYKGPLLRLWDSPIHWRFAESTSAAAAPAAAGHSAAVIGDVLIIASCVAWAIWFIIQTKMSEGFSAPYTSTAIMSLMAGVQCAGVSAAMDRSLEVWKLGFDIRLYSVLYIGIVGSGIAFALMSWCIQVRGPLFVSMFSPLLLVVVAIVGWAILGEKIHVGSAIGSVLIVAGLYMVLWGKGREMDRHDDGDEETAIDMASNGKGAVASNRDAMGLPVSFSTTAKPHATTRNGNN; from the exons atgGCGGCCATGGGGACGGATTGCCTGCCAGCCATTGCCATGGTGCTGGTGCAGCTAGGCTTCGCCGGCATGAATGTTGTGTCCAAGCTGGCGCTGGACACCGGCATGAGCCCCTACGTGCTCATCGCCTACCGGAACCTCATCGCCGCCGCCTTCATCGCCCCCATCGCCTTCTTACTCGAGAG AAGAAGCGGGGTGAAGATCACCAAGAAAGTGCTCATCCAGATATTCTTCTCCTCTATTTTCGG CGCGACGCTGAACCAGGTGCTCTACTTCGTGGGTCTCAAGTCCACCACCCCGACCATCGGGTGCGCGCTCACCAACACGCTGCCGGCCCTCACCTTCGTCATGGCCGCCGCGCTCAAGATGGAGACGGTGCGGCCCGCCACGCCGGCCGGGCAGGCCAAGGTGGTCGGCACCGTCGTCTGCGTCGGGGGATCCATGATCATGCCGTTCTACAAGGGCCCGCTGCTCAGGCTCTGGGACTCCCCCATCCACTGGCGCTTCGCCGAGAGCACGTCCGCCGCTGCCGCGCCTGCCGCCGCCGGACATTCCGCCGCGGTGATCGGGGACGTCCTCATCATCGCCAGCTGCGTCGCATGGGCCATCTGGTTCATCATCCAG ACCAAGATGTCGGAGGGCTTCTCGGCGCCGTACACGAGCACGGCGATCATGTCCCTGATGGCCGGGGTGCAGTGCGCGGGCGTCAGCGCGGCCATGGACCGGAGCCTCGAGGTGTGGAAGCTCGGCTTCGACATCCGGCTCTACTCCGTGCTCTACATC GGAATCGTGGGTTCGGGAATCGCGTTCGCGCTCATGTCGTGGTGCATCCAGGTGCGTGGCCCGCTGTTCGTGTCCATGTTCAGCCCGCTGctgctcgtcgtcgtcgccatcgTCGGCTGGGCCATTCTCGGCGAGAAGATACACGTGGGAAG TGCTATCGGCTCCGTGCTCATCGTTGCCGGGCTGTACATGGTGCTGTGGGGCAAGGGGAGGGAGATGGACAGacacgacgacggcgacgaggagACCGCCATAGACATGGCTTCGAACGGGAAGGGCGCAGTTGCGAGCAACCGCGACGCCATGGGCTTGCCGGTGTCGTTCTCTACAACTGCCAAGCCGCACGCCACGACCCGAAACGGCAACAACTGA